GTGGCGGTCTGGCAGAGCTGGTTCTTGTCCTCAGCCGACAGCACGGCCTTGCCGGTGTCGAAGTGGACATTCATCGTGCTCTTGATGTTGTACTTGTCGATGTCGCCCATGCGGCCGCGCAGCGCCTCGGTGGCGGCTTCATTGGCGGTGAAGCGCTGATCTGTGCCATTATGGATCATATTGGCAGTCTTGAGGTCGCCATTGCGCAGGGTGATCTGCGCAGCGAGCAGGCCATCGGGCGCCTGAACCGTCTTCACCGTCACCGGCAGACCGTTCATCAGCGAGCCGGGGCTCAGCTTGTTGCTGCCGAACAGACCTTTACTGGCCTTGATGGGCGTATTTTCATTGAAGCTGATGATCTGCTTCGTACCATCGGCGCCCGTGACTTGCATTTTATTGCCAGTGCGGGCGGAAATGAAGCCCTTTACCTCAGGCCCGGCAGGCAGCTTTGAGGGGTCGGGGGCCTGCTCACCGGTGACGGTGATGTCGCTGCGGGGCGCTGGCTGCTGGTCCTGCGCGTAAAGGCTGGAAGCCATTGGCATGGTACTTGCCGCCAGAAGGGCAATCATCCCTGTTTTCTTGAACATAGCACGCATAACGAGACTCCTTGCAAACACTGTTCTTGGCTTGCGCTTTTAATTCTGTCTCGCAGATGAAAAGTGCCCGCAAACCGGTTTTCACTTGGACGAAACGGGCTTGACATGCGGCAAGTTGCAATTTTGGCACCAGTGATCCCATGCAACGCACGGCTAAACACAGCTGAACGGGGTCAGCTGGCGGTCTGAACCGTGGGAATCACCGACATGCCGACATGCAGGCGATTCGCGCCCGTCTGACCCGGATCGATGACGATCCGCACCGCGAGTCGCTGGGTGATCTTGGTGAAATTGCCGGTGGCATTTTCCGGCGCCACGGCGGCGAAGGAGACGCCGGTTGCCGGGGCGATGCTTTCCACATGGCCCTTCAGCACCAGCCCGGGCACGGCATCCACCGCCACGCTGGCCGCCTGACCGGGCCGGATGCGTGCCAGCTGGGTCTCGCGGAAATGGGCCTCGACATAGGCCTGCGCCACCGGCACCACCGCCAGCAGCGGCGCGCCCACCTGCACATAATTGCCCACCCGCACCCCGCGCTGGCCGATCACGCCATCCACGGGCGCGCGCACCTGCGTGTAGGAGAGG
The Novosphingobium terrae DNA segment above includes these coding regions:
- a CDS encoding OmpA family protein; translation: MRAMFKKTGMIALLAASTMPMASSLYAQDQQPAPRSDITVTGEQAPDPSKLPAGPEVKGFISARTGNKMQVTGADGTKQIISFNENTPIKASKGLFGSNKLSPGSLMNGLPVTVKTVQAPDGLLAAQITLRNGDLKTANMIHNGTDQRFTANEAATEALRGRMGDIDKYNIKSTMNVHFDTGKAVLSAEDKNQLCQTATQAEGTENALILVVGYTDSTGSDDTNQALSEKRASSVIHYLQQACHWKPYRMLTPSGMATADPAASNDTPEGKAQNRRVSVNILVSKAVDVNG